AGCTCTTTCAGTTTCTTGATCTCCTACCAGCAAGAGAACGGGAGGCCCCAGAGTCGCCGTGGGAAGCGGGGATGCAGAGGCCCCCTGCCCCCTGGCCATGCCCTCAGTCTCTGAACGGGGACTCTCTCCCGGTGCCAGTCAGGAGGTGCGCCCGCCAGCCCCTCCACGTGACTCCTGGCAATCCCGTCTGCCCCCCTCGGGGAAGCAGGAGGCCCGAGATGAGGAGGTCAGCTGGCCTGCGCTGGCCCCACGGGGACGCCCGAGCCCACACTTTTGTGACAGGCGGTCCCAACCCCGGCTGCCCACTGTGGTCCCTGGAAGTGGGGGGCTTAAAGTGCTGGTGCCACCCCCACCGTGAGTCAGGTCTTGGCTCTGGGACCATCGCTCCCCACGGGGGGGAAGCACAGCCAGGCAGGCCGAGACGCGTGGGCAAGACAGACTTTCAACAGCGACTGCTGGCAAAGCAGGAGACAGTGGGGACAGGCCTTGGCCTGGAGCCGGGAAAACTGAGCGAGGTCCCTCTGCTCAGGGACCCAGAGCTGGGGTGGGACGGCTCGCACACGGCTGTCGCtgccggggtgggggtgggggctgctcaTCTGTGACACGCGGGGGTCACACGAGCCCCTTGGCCCCCTCTGGCTCCCGACAGGCATGTGGGATGCAGCTCCAGGGGAAGGAGGGGACAGAGCTGGTGCTGGGGTACCCCTGCCTGCTGGATGGCATCTTGGGCTGGGGCACATACACAGGCTCCCGGCTCCAAAATGCCATGGCGGGTCTGGGGGTCCTGTTCACAAGCCGACGACATTGGATTCCCCGGCTGGAGGAGGCTGAGGGGCCGCCCCGCTCTGGGGCGGCTGGGCAAGGACGCCCCTCCCCGGGCCCGACAGCAGCAGGCCTGCAGTCAGGCGGCAGGCAGGGCGGGGGAGCCGCCGAGGGCTCACCAGCTCGTGGTGCGCCTGCATCTGGGCCTCCCGCTCCCTGTGCCTCTTGTCCCCCTGCTTCAGCTCGGCCACCATGGCCTCGCACTTCTCGGCCAGGACCTTCTTGTCTTCAATCAGCTGTGGTCAGGGGGCCGGAGGTGAAGCCCGCCCTGCGTGACCCCTGACTGTGAAGAGACCCCACCTCCCCTTGCCAGGGAAGGCCTGTGCCCCTAAAATGCCAGGGCCACAATCTTGggccccctccttcccttcttcctgggGGTCATTCCAGGGCCCCCTCACCCAGCCTGTGGAGGACCTTCCTGTGGCCAGCCAGGGGGTCTCTGTGAAGCCCCCAGGATGGCGCCTGGCCGCCCCGAGGGCTACACACCGACAACTGCCAAGTGGGTGCCATTCATAGCCACCGGGGGCCTGTTCCTCTGGGCTCCTTCTCCTCTGCAGACCCCACACATTTTCCCCCGAAAAGGACCCCAGGTCTGCAGCTGAGTGCAGGGTGGGGAAGCGCCCACCGCCCCTCACCTGGGGGAGCACGGGCTGCCTCTCCAGCCGGCAGACCAGAAGCAGCCtccctgaggcagggtggcccAGGAAGGGCATGGGAGAGGCCCAGGGTGTGTGCCCACCTCCCACCAGGCCCCACAGGGCCAACTAGCCCTCTGAGTGACCCCATGTGGCCGGACCCCCCACAGAGGGTGCGCTGcccacctgccccccacccacccgTATCATGAGGGGCGGGAGCATGGCCGTAGAGGGAGTCACGGGGGGAGCGGCCAGAGGTGCTGGTGTGCCTCAGACCAGCCCAGGCAGGTGGCACCTGGTCCCCACCAGGGAAGACACTGATTGTTTCTATGGAGAGAAGGAAATGGCCCAGCCAGGAAGGCCTATGGGTCTAGAAGGCTCCAAGAGGCCCCAGCTGGTCTGGAACCCTGTCCTGTCCCTCTCCCCGCCCCATGGGCCCAGCGGGTCCTGACAGCCCTGCCCTGGCACCCCGTTTTCCGGGCGGTGTCACCTGGTCGATGAAGCACAGGTGCCGCTGGATGGTGGCCTCGTAATGCTCCCGCTGCTGCCGGCCCAGCTCCTCCTCCGTCTCCCTGGTCCGCCGGATGGTGAGATCCCGCCGCTGCGCCTGCAGGGAGGGCCGGACGAGGCCTCTCAGGGAGACCTCTCCAGCCCGTGACCAGGGACAAGGCCCCCTGCGGCACCCAGGGGTCGCTCGGCAGGGTGGGGGCATCACCAGGGCTCTGTGCAGCAGCACGGCCGCCTGCTGCTCCTCCACCTCCGGCCGCAGCCGCATCACGGAGGGGCTCACCTCGGACCTGGGCTCCGGGCGCCCTGGCCGCTCCTCCAGCACCAGCCCCTGAGGACAGAGCGCACATCAGGCAGGCCCGCTCGCCTGCCCACGACCTGTGCCCCACGCTGGGGACCCACCGCACCTGGGGGGCCGAGGCTGGCCGGCCCGGCCCCGACTCCTCCAAGTCCATCTCCTGCAGGAAGTTCAGGACACTCTGCAGCTTGGCCTCTGAGAGCAGCGTCCCGTCCTGGGCGGGGCCGGCAGATGCGCTGAGCTGCCCAAGTTCCTCCAGGTTGTCAGCTGTCAGGGAGTTGGCCTCGTCCTGCAAGGGACCCAGCATTAGGGGCTGCTGGGGCAGGAGGACTCTGGCCGGGaccctggggcaggggagggacaggatgggggggaggcaggggaggctggggaggcctGGTCTGGAAGGGAGGGCCTCTCAGGCTACCCAGACCCTCCGCGTCATTGCCTGGGGGCACTGCTGGCAGAGGGGTAGCACCCACCCCAGGTTACTTTGAGGGTCCTCAACCTTTGCCAGCCCCTAGTTGAGGGAGGGGGCTTCAGCAAGTCCCCATCTGGCCCTTCTTAGGGGCCTGACTAGGCAGGGAGGAGCCCAGTGGGCGTCCCCGGCCCCCAGTGCCCCAGCGCAGCCCGCGCCTGGGCGGCCACCTCGCCAATCCAGGCGTATCTGCCCCTGGGGTTGGCCCTGGGGCGGGGCAGTGGCTCAGGCTCCTCCTCCAGCAGCTTCAGAGTGTCCAGCAGCTGGTCTAGGGTCGCTCTGGACGCGGCCCTGTCCCCAGCAGGGCTCACGGCCTCCAGGCCCTCACCAGCCACATCCTGGGAGCTGGCATCCTGCAGTGGGTGGGCAGGAGAGGCCAGTGAGGCCGTCAGAGCCGAGACCACCAGAGGGCCGTGGAGGCGAGGTTGGGGTGTGCTTCCTTGGCACAGGCGTGTGCCCAAGAGCCACGCAGGCTGGGCTCACCCGAGCCCACCTTCAGGGAAACAGGAAGGCCAGCTGGCTGGGACGCGTCTGGGTCTGGCCCCCCACCCCTCAGCCCTGGCCGGTCTAACCCTAACCCCTGAGCTTCCCGCTCATGTCTGTGGGTACAGACACGGGCCCCACCCCAGGGCGCCTGTGAAGACCAGTAGGATTTCAAGGCAATCTGAGAAGCGCCATCCCTGCTTTGGAGCAACAAGACCCGTCCTGGGCAGCTCTTCCTGGTGTGCGGGGCCCCCACAGCTGTGGAAGAGCAGGGAAAGGGCGGGCTCAGGCCACCCCAACATGGAAgccagggagggcaggtggggagggctgtgctGAGACCTGGGGCTTGTCCTCTGGAAACTGCCAGGGCTCCAGGGACCAGTCGGGGGCAGGCTGGCAGGGGTCCTCTGGGCCTGCAGTATGGAAGCCAGTCCCTGCACAACAGGACACAGCATGAGCCCACTTGGACGGCGCCCCTCAGATCAGGCAGGGGGGAGGCAGAGCACATGACAGCATGTGCTACAATGGGCTTGGCAGAGCAGAGGGAACCCTGACCTTCTGGGGTAGAAAGTTGGGGAGCCAGTGTGACCCCAGAACTCTCATCCTGTGCTCTGTACGGTCCCCACATCCAGGTCTAGAGTAAGCAGAGAGGAGGCCAGAGCCTGGGGTCTGCTTGCATAGCTGAGGCACCCCCCTCCCAAGGGTGGAAGCCCCTAACCAGATAGTGGCACCTCCCTCTCAAACACAGAGCTCCccaagggaggggaggggtggcCAGGCACAAGGGTGTCTGTACCCAGGAGTGCCCACACCCATGGGTGCCCACGCAGAGCTAGGAGGCAGAGGCGGGGGTGTGGCAGGGCATGGCCAGGCTCTAGGCTGTGCTCACCCAAGTTCCTGGCCTTGCGGGTCTGTTGAGCTGTCCCAGGCCTCGGGGGTGGCCCCTGGGCGGGCTGGGGCTTCCCTGTCCCCCTGGCCTCCTCGGGCAGCCCACGCTCAGTGTTGCCTGACTTCTGGGCTCGCTTCCGCTGCAGCTCCTACTAAGGGAGCACCTCCGGGCAGCCTCACCCCCTGGAGGGCACGGCCTCCCTCCCCGCCCAGCCGACTGCCCTGAGGTCCGACTTCCAGGGGCTTGAGGAGGGCAGGCTCAGGGAAGGGAATGGACAGGGGTCCCCCAGGGGCGCAGTGGTGCTCTCAGGCACACAGGGGTCCTGCCTCGGGGGGCGCTCCCCGCACTGTTCAGATCACCCTGAGCACGCGAAGGCCACCGCAGGCACCTGAATGGCTGCTCGCCTGGCCTGGCGCGCTTTCTCCTCCCgggccttcctcctggctgccTCCTTCTGGTGGTGCAGGTCCAAGACATTTCCCTCTCCAAGCCGCTGTTGCTGCTCCTACAGAAGCCGAAGCCATGGCGGGTTGGACTGGGAAGATGGGGTCGCCCAGTCCACACCTGGGCTTCCACAGGCCCTGCGCGAGGCTCTGCCCCACAGAGGACGAGCCGTCTCCCGGGCAGCCGGTGACTCCTCCGGGGTGGGTAGATGACTGCACCACAGAGCAGGGGCCCTGCAGCCAGAGGGGACCCGACAGGCATTTTCTGACATCCAGGCCCTACTGATTCCAGGGACTCAGGGGAGGGAGGTGGCTGGGCTTCCAGATGGGGTCTGGACCCATGGAGCGATTCTTGTTTCAATCACACGAGTCCCAGAAACCCCATCATACACGGCTGGGGCCCCTGGGCTCCTCACCTGCCTCTTGGGGTATGGCTCACATACCCACACTGACCTGCCGCTTGGACGCCAGCAGGTGCTCCAGGCTGGCAGCTCTGGCTCGGTGTTGATGTGCCTGGTGGCGGTACCAGCGCTGGATGGTGATGGCGGCCTGGTTCACCTGGTGGATGAACCTGCCCGAACAGTGGGGCTCAGGACCGAGGTGAGGCCCCATGCGACTGCAGAAGCAGGCAGCCGAACGCTGCCTCCTCCCCGAGGCCCAGCGAGGCAGGGAGGCCACAAGCTGTGAGCACAGCCCCACTTTGGGTGGAACCATGTTTCCCGGGAAAATGAATACACCCATCCACACAGACTATTCAGATACCCGAAGGCCAGCCACCCGGCTGCGAGTAAACACCATGAGTGTCCTCATGGTTGACGCTGCTCGTGGACAAAATGCAGCAAACCAGAGACTCGACTGGGCACAAGGCAGAGGCCATGTGTGCTAGTCAAGAGCATTCTAGCAAGGCAGAGCCCTAGGTGTGCTGgggtcagggtcagggtcagGACCGGCAGCAGCTGGACGAAGAGCAGGCAAGGGCGTCTTGGGGGTGCTGGAAACTCTGTGTCGTGGCATGTTGTACGTGCAGACATGACTGCACATGAGGGGCAAACTCATCGACGGTACAACTAAAATGGCGCAAAACGGCGCATCTCGTCCTATGTAAGTTACGCTCAATAAAGCTGATCAAACAAAGAGCCTCAAGCTCGGCTCTCAGGACCGTCTGCATTCGTTCGGCAAAGATACCGAGGGAGATACAGGGGGCAACCGGCCACCTGCCATGGGGCACATGCAGGGCGGCACGTCCTGCCAAGGGAAGGGCAGCCAGGTGGCGGtgcacagagctcctggctcctaCCTCCCAGCGCCCGCTTTCAGGGCCTGGTCCCCAGACTCGGAGAGAGCCACAGTGTGGCCGCCCAGCGAGGCGGGGGCTCTCAGAGTCCAGGCCCAGACCCCGTAGGCTCCTGGCCGGGGGCAACCCCATGAAGCTGGGCCCACCGTAGAGGCCACCACGCCCACCCTTGTGCCCCCGGCTGGCTCCGAGGGGGCACCCTGGAGGTCGCTGGGATTCTTCAGGGTCATCTTCTCACTTAATGCCTTTCTAATTAACAGTTTTATTGAAGTGCAATTTATGTACTCTAAAATCCACCCCATCTTAAGCACTTAATTCAATGATCTTACCAAGCTTACAGACCGTGGGACCAATTTGAGAATGTCTCCGTCGCCCTGAAAGACCCCAGAACCTTCACTCCGAGTCCACACACCTGCCTCTTGATGTTTTGTACAAATGGAGTCACATGTGTGGTTTCTCAGCCTTCGCATTTTAAAATCACTGTTGGGTGGGAAAGTCTATCACCCGGCATCAGGCCCCCTCCCGGGCCCCCAGCCCGCGGTCACCtttcagcctcctcctctgtcaCTGCCTTTAGCCTGGGCTGGGCTGTGGAGTCTGCAGCCACTCCAGCACTGTTCCCGGCCACAAGGTTGCTGCTGGCGACGTTCTTCTGCGGTGTCTCCAGATTGCTGTCCTCGCCCTCCTCGGCGGCTGCCTTGACGAGGTTGCTGGCAGGAGGGCAGAAGGAGGCTCATGGCTGCCTGACCCGGCCCCTCGCACGGCCCCCAGGGGATGGCTCTGCCTGTGGGCACAGGGGGTGCCTTGGCTCTGTCCCAAGGCCTTGAGCCTGGAAGGATGTGTCCGGGATATCAGGAGCGGGCGAGGGCCTGCTCCCCCATACTGACTTGCTGGCCAGCCCCCTGGGCCACTTGCTCCCCCCACAGGGACCATCTGGGGGCGCCCAGGGTTAACGGGCTCTTTacattttaaagagcaaaatGTTTGTAAAGCCACAGGATCCCAGGGCCAGACAGTGACGCAGGACACCTCATAGGCCATCTCCAACTTGAGCATCCGGCAGTGGGCACGGGGGTGCCAAGCCCTGCCCCAGACCCACGTTGGCTCTGGACTCAGCCAGGGGGCTGGGGACTTGGAGAGGCTGAGGCTTTGCAGCCGGACTGCCCGCCCAGCACGGTCTGCGCGTCCTCGGCCCCGGCGCCCGGCCTGGGCCCTGGTGCTCTCACGCACCTAGCTCCTGGGCCCCGGGGGTCAGAGCCTTACTTGCGGGGGCGGGGCGAGCGGCTGGAGCTCCTCGGGGGCGGAGGCTTCTCCGGGAGGCCGCAGCGGTTGTGCACCATAGTGGTGACGCGGTTGCCCACGGCTCCCTTGCTGCTCCTGCCCGAAGAGACGAGAGGCAGCGTCAGGCCCCGGGAGGCGGAGAGAGGGTCCCTGACACGCCGGGCTCAGCGCTCACCGCGGCGCAGGCCGAGCCTCCAGCAGGACCCCTCGGCGGCCGCCTCGCCCAGCGGCGGGGCCCTTCTCAGACCGGGAAAGCCCACCTGGGGTTTTCTGCCGAGCAGAACCGAGGCAGCAGTGAAAACCGTGACCCCTGACAATGGACACACCTGTGCTGGGAGACTGGTCACAGGTCATCAGTCGGCAGGGCAAAGGCCTTCCAGCACCAGTTAGACAATGGGGCACGTGCTGCATCCTCCCCTCAGACCCAGAGCAGGGAATAAACACGCCACAAACGCACGAGGACAAGGGCTCAGGGGACAGCAGCAAAGAGGGGCCCACAGTTTACAGAGTAAGGAACAGCAGAGCCATCAGGAAGCCAGGTGTAGTCGGGGGACCAGGGGCTATGGGGTTGGCGCCAGGCGGCTGGTCTGCCTCCAGGTCCCAGGGGGGTGCAGGAAGTGCAGGCATCTGGCTCTCCCACAGGAGCAGCTGCCCCCAGGCACCAAGCCAGGCCCTCCCCAGGTGAAGAGGTCTGGTGACCCACCCAGGACACCTGCACCCCCACCTGCCCGGCCCACACCTCTGGCAGCAGGACTGTAACCCCTAGGTGGGGACCAGAGACTCTCCTCGGACAGACTGAGCAGCCCAGGGAAAAGTCGCAGATACTGACAGGTGGGAACCGCCATACAGCAGCCAGGTCCCTGCCAAACACCAGGCACCAGCTTTAGGGCCTCCTTAGATTCCGACAGAGCCAGTATTCCAGACAACCCGCCTGCCAAAGGCCAACAGACAGCAGGACGTGATGGAGATTGGGGCCAAGCAGAGGACAGGACGGTTCAAACACCTACACTCAGTACCAGGCTGTGCCAACCAAGGCCTGGCAGCCGCTTCTCAGGGGGAACGCTCTTACTTGCAGCATTTGCCAACTAcactggtgttgtcttccttgcgcGGCTGATTTCAGACAGCACGAACACAGGCTTGGGAAGAGAGAACACCAGTCTCACGGTTCCTTAGGTGACTGGCCCTAACGGTTCGGACGTGCGCTTGTGCCGAGGCACGGGTCCTTGTCCGTCTGGCCACTGGGCCCATGGAGGCCGAGAGCGAAGAGGACCGGCTCTCCTGGCAGCCGAGGTCCCAAGCCGACTTCCTCTGTGGGTCCCTCTGGCCATGCTCACCCTGCCCAACCCAGGCCCAGCCACCAGCCCCACTGATGGAGGCCACGGCCCGCCCGGGCCCCCGCCCCCTACCCCGCCGCCCCAGCCATCGCTCTGAACGTGCCGTTGCCACGGCACAGCTGGCAGGGCTGAGAGGTGACCGCCACAGCCCGCACACTGCCTGGCTCTCCACCCGCAGCGAGCAAGTGCAGGCAGGGGCAACAGGCTGCTTCCTTCCTAAAGACACGGGGGCAGCCACCAGGCTCCAGAGACCCCCACGAGCCTTAAAAGGTTGCTGGTCGCCCCACATGAGACTCGCCAGGCAACCTCTCCAACAGTAAAGCTGCACCCAGGACTGGGAGGGGACCTGCCCTTCTGAGGCCCCCAGACCGGAGCGGAGCCCCTGTGTGAAGACACCACCCTGTGGCCTCCTCCTCGGCCCTCAGGTAGAGCCGCTCCCCTGGACACCCACTCACTCCTTCCACAGCACCCTGGTCCGGCCACGGCCGCCATGGGGGCCTCGGGGTGGGGCCGTGCCAGGCACCTGCAGCAGGTCGCACCTGTTGTTGGCGGTGAAGTTGGGTGCCAGGGGCACGGTGCACTCTCTCCTCCGGGAGCCCCCTGGTGTGCCAAGGGTGCTGGGGCTCTGGGCGGCAGGCGGCAAGCTGAAGGCCCGGGGCTGGTCATCCTGTTGGTGTGGACGCATTCGGCCTCAGCCCGTGAAGCTGCCGACAGCGTGTCCCCTCCATGCCGCCCCACCCCCCGCCTCACACACGCGGAGCAGTGGGGTGGCCGGGGAGGGCTTGGCCCCTCCTCACGTGGTAACGCGGTCCGAGCGGGCTCACGTGACCCCCTCCCCTCACGGCACCCCCTCCCCTCACGGCCTCCCGCAGGTGTGGCAAGAGCAGGGACGCTGCTGCTCGCGGGGCGCTCAGACGCAGCCCCGGCCCTCACCGGCACAGCCCACGCGGCTCCCCTCTCGCTGGACGCTTTGCTCGGGCTCGCCAGCCTCTTTGTCCCGCCAGGGCCACCCTCAAAGAGCGTCATGAAGCCGGGGGGCTCGGCAGGCCTGTGGATAGAGTTCAGCAGGCCAGGTTAGTCCCCCCCCCAAGGGAGGCCGATTCCAGGAACACAGGCGGGAAGGGAGGGTGGGTCACCGAAGGGCACTGTGCGGCCCGGCCGACGGCTTCAGTACGGCCTCTCGGTCCCTTATCTGACAAGCAGGCCTGGGAGAAAACCACGCCAGGGGTGCGGGAGGCAAGCAGCCAGGAGAGCGGCCTTGAGGTCAGACCTCCACACGAAACACACGAAGGCCTGGCCCGCCTGCCCCCACTCAGTGGGCCGTGTGAAGTCGCCCCGCACCCCACTGCCAAGCAGAAGTGCACGCCGGCGAGGCCAGAGGGGCAgacagaggcaggaagggagcAGGCTGCGGTCGCCCGAGGATGGCAGGGGTCACCTGGGGGTGCTGGCCCAGGCCTGGCTGGCTTGCGGCTGGGGGACCTGCATGGTGCTGTTGGGTCTTCGGAGCTTGTTGGTGGCGTGAGGGCTTCCGGGCTCTGTGGCCTCctgaaaaaaggaggaaatagccaGTCACACGGCAAATGTTTCAGACACTCGCCAGCTCACCTGGCTCCAGGCCAGGCCCCGGCAAGCAGCTTTAAAGAGgcgggtgggtgtggagggaaggGCCTCCTGGCTCACCTGGACAGGCGGGAGGGCAGCGTGGGGGTCCAGGACAGGGCCCCGGCCTCTATGACCCAGCTGCCTCCCATGGAGTGGGAGGCCTGCAGCCCTGGGAGCTGGAGGGTCCAAGGAAATGCGGGAGGCCTGGCCTCGGGGCGAAGGCTGCTGGTCCTTGTCACCCACTCACCAGTGAGTCAGCCGGCGACTCCCCCCAACCTGGGGCTCCTCCAGTGCCACCATGGGCCCCTCCTTCCCACAGTCAAGGAGCCCAACGACCCCAAACGcggtggggcaggaggggcagggacTTGCCGGCCCTGGCCGTACCGTGTCTGTGAGTGAGCTCCCTGACCCAGGGgctggaatccttcctgcctgcccccaCAGGATGGGTGGGGGGCCTGCTGCGGCTCAGAGCTTGCCCAGGAGTCAGAAGCCCCTGGGAGGCGAGGGGGGGGACTCACCCGTGCCAGGCTCACCGGCTCAGCGCCCAGGGCCGCAGAGACGGGGCGGGCGATGGGCTTGATGCTGGAGGCGCTGCTGGGGCGCTGGGTCACAGGCGGGGGGAGGCCTGTCAGACTCAGGTCCACGCCTTCTGGGCTGCTCTCGGGGGGGCCGGGGGCACCCCTAACAGCCCGGGAGCCTCTCATTGTGGGTGCAGGCCCTGAGCTGGCAGGAAGGGACACAGTGAGACACCCTTCAAGGAAGGAGGTGCCCTGCACACACCTCCTGCAGGGCCGCAGGGAGCCGAGGGCACCCGGGTCTGTCTGCTCCCAGTTCCCCCAGGAAGCCTGCCACCACCCAGCCACCCCCCTCGCTGCGGCAGTCTCCCCATCAGGAAAATGAGGCGTGTGGCAGACTCCCAGTGGTGAGCAACAAAGATGACCCCCCCAGGAGGAACCCTGCTGAGGGGGGCCTGGGATGAGCCCTGTCACGCCCCCACCCCAGGACACCCTGCCTGCCTGAGCCTCACTgtttccatctgtaaaacaggcatTTAAAGGGCGCCCCTGGGGGATGTCCTAGGGCTCAGACAGGACCGCGAGGCTGGCGCATGGTGAGCACCTGACAAGCGATATTCTGACCACGATTTGGTGTGATGAGCGCTGCCCACCCAGGTCCCCCTCGTCTGGCCACGGGCCCCCTCCACTTCCTCAGAGCCCCCAACACCTGCGAGCATCTGGACCCGCTCCTACGCTTCCCCCCCACAACCTGGTCGGGGCCCCTTCCCCTGGGCCCTGGACAGCAGGAGCCCCGTCCCCCTCCCCAGGCCGGCCCCACCGTATGCGGCCAGACTGACCTCTCTGAGCAGGGTCTCCAATCacactgggccctgggcctcttcGGAAAACCCTCCGAGGGCTCCCAGGCAGGGAGAATAAAGCCCACATGCCTAATGCCCCTCCGAGCTGGCCTTGCTCTCTCTGGTCTGCTCtcagccaccctctgcctgcctctccctgctgCGGCCAGACCAGCCTTCCAGCCACCCCTCACCCAGCACCAGCCTGCCTCCATCACAAGCCTCTGCTCCTGCGGGTCCCTTTACCTGGATCCCCTCCCGCCTACATCACCTCTGGCTCCCTCCATGAGCAGAGGGACCGTGTGGCCCCAGCACTCGGCCAGCACCTGGTGGACACTCAGGTAACAGGAGCAGATGAGCAGGTGAACGACACCAGCAATGACCAGAGAGGAATGCACAGAGCCCTCCCTGCCACCCAGGACGCTGGTGGGCCAGCAGGCACACACCCACCGTCACCCACAGTCAGCTCCATGGCCTCCTCCAGCCCTGACACCCATAGGGAGGCCCCTGGCCCAATGCCGGACGCTCCTGTTGTCTGGAGTGGGGAGCAGACCCTGCCGGGCACCAGGCCAGGGTCCTCAGTTATGTGTTTCTGGACCTGTGGATGAAATTTAACACCCTCCTCTCCTCAGGGCACCTGCCACACCCAGCCAGACCCAGGCCGGCTGGCTGGGCACAAGAGCAGTAGTGCGCCAGGCTCTGGGAGGGCAAACATCCTCTCACTAGAAAACTCAAGGCCCGACCTCACCTTCCATGCAAAGATGTCCTCCCAGAACTTGAAACTGGGTGTCCACAGCCTCCGCCTGAAACCCTCAAGACCCCTGGCGGCTACTCACGGGGCAGCTCCCTATCTCCCTGGAGTTTGGCTCAAGGTGGTGGGACCTGAAACTGTTGACTGGACTCCACCTATCGGTGCAGGGGCCCTCACGGGCATGGCCCTGGACCGCCTCATCTGCGCGGGTCGAGCCCCTTCCCACCTGCGTTGGCCCCGGACCTGCTCATCTGCGCCGGGACACCGTCACCTGCGCAGGGCCTGGCCCCGCTCATCTGCGCGGGGACACCCTCACCTGCGCGGGGCGGGCTTGAGGCGCGGGGCCTGCCGGGCTGATCCGCGGGAGCTGCGCGGGGCCCGGGCTTCCAAACGGCCACCTCTTGCTCTTGGGGCCAGCGCTGGCTCCGAGGCCCGGTGACAATGAAGCGGCCGGGCGGCGGGCGGCAGCTAGTAACCAGCAACAATCCTGGAATCTCCCCTCCTGTCCATCACGGAGGCCCGCCTTCCCTGCCCGCGCCGCTTCTGGATTGGTTTTTCCAAAAATTGGAAAACCATTTTGAGAGCTCATTGGACCGCCAGGCTGTCCTTCGGAACGTACAAGCGTGGGAGAAGCCGCGACACCTGGGGCCAAGAGGCGGTAGCGGGCTGCCGATTGGACTAGGCTAGAGAGGGGTGGGCCTAGGTGGAGGCGTGGGCGGGACCTGGGCGGAGTCTTGGGCAGGAGGGGCGGGGAGACGGAGGGCGGGGCCCGGGAGCGCGACTGCGCGCCTCTCCTTTCCCGGGGTCCAGGACCCCGGCGTCCTCT
The sequence above is a segment of the Manis pentadactyla isolate mManPen7 chromosome 4, mManPen7.hap1, whole genome shotgun sequence genome. Coding sequences within it:
- the CEP131 gene encoding centrosomal protein of 131 kDa isoform X2, which produces MRGSRAVRGAPGPPESSPEGVDLSLTGLPPPVTQRPSSASSIKPIARPVSAALGAEPVSLAREATEPGSPHATNKLRRPNSTMQVPQPQASQAWASTPRPAEPPGFMTLFEGGPGGTKRLASPSKASSERGAAWAVPDDQPRAFSLPPAAQSPSTLGTPGGSRRRECTVPLAPNFTANNRSSKGAVGNRVTTMVHNRCGLPEKPPPPRSSSRSPRPRNNLVKAAAEEGEDSNLETPQKNVASSNLVAGNSAGVAADSTAQPRLKAVTEEEAERFIHQVNQAAITIQRWYRHQAHQHRARAASLEHLLASKRQEQQQRLGEGNVLDLHHQKEAARRKAREEKARQARRAAIQELQRKRAQKSGNTERGLPEEARGTGKPQPAQGPPPRPGTAQQTRKARNLGTGFHTAGPEDPCQPAPDWSLEPWQFPEDKPQDASSQDVAGEGLEAVSPAGDRAASRATLDQLLDTLKLLEEEPEPLPRPRANPRGRYAWIGEDEANSLTADNLEELGQLSASAGPAQDGTLLSEAKLQSVLNFLQEMDLEESGPGRPASAPQGLVLEERPGRPEPRSEVSPSVMRLRPEVEEQQAAVLLHRALAQRRDLTIRRTRETEEELGRQQREHYEATIQRHLCFIDQLIEDKKVLAEKCEAMVAELKQGDKRHREREAQMQAHHELEIKKLKELMSATERARREKWISEKTRKIKEITVRGLEPEIQKLVARHKQEVTRLRSLHEAELVQADQRAAQRCDRQVEELREHLQREKEALAQQERDRARQCFERQLEQEQWALEQQRRRLYSEVAEEKERLGQQAARQRAELEELRQRLEESSSAGGRALRAEFEKGREEQELRHQTELKALKDQLAVERQLWEASRAKKEEAWLLRRERELREEMRRDRDKEIELVVHRLEADMTLAREESERASESRVKRVRDKYEAELTELAQSERRLQERCTELKGRLAEAEGESGRLQGLLRQKDEELAGVTAVNAHLAGEHSRLSQVLRQEFTNRLAASEEENRQVRAQLAELQARQRLELEQLAQEKQAELEEVHGRVKMALVKKEEAVSSLQRQHEAAVKRADHLEELLRQRRRPVPSTK